In Spodoptera frugiperda isolate SF20-4 chromosome 31, AGI-APGP_CSIRO_Sfru_2.0, whole genome shotgun sequence, the genomic window aaaacacacgtATCTAATCCTATTCGACCTATAACATTCTTAAAGTATTAATGTTATGTATTTCAATgcgtattatatttgtttataggCACCGTTACCTCCAAAATCGTGGGATAGAATTCGTTCTGCCAAAGAATGTGGGCCAAAATCTTATCAGAACGACATACTCTTGAATATCGGGAGAGTCGGCGAAGAAGATTGCTTGTACCTAAACGTGTACGTACACACCATCTATTAAACCGGACAAGCCTTTACCAGTTATGTTCTGGATACATGGAGGAGGTTTCTTCTGCGGGAGTGGTGACGATTCTGGGATAACTTGTATGAAAAATATGGACTATGATTAAGGCTGCGTTTGGGACTTctaaaatgcattttatttatgtacaatgtacttaACTGGTGATTTAAGATATTTATATCACCCGATAAGTTATTGGTATTATTGCTTTTATAGAAATAGTcat contains:
- the LOC118276171 gene encoding LOW QUALITY PROTEIN: juvenile hormone esterase-like (The sequence of the model RefSeq protein was modified relative to this genomic sequence to represent the inferred CDS: deleted 1 base in 1 codon), which encodes MLQIRVSEGVLEGERVDHYYGTFYSFKGIPYAQPPVGDLRFKAPLPPKSWDRIRSAKECGPKSYQNDILLNIGRVGEEDCLYLNVTYTPSIKPDKPLPVMFWIHGGGFFCGSGDDSGITCMKNMDYD